GTCGTTGGCTGGCATGTCGGCAAGCGACTTCAGCGCTGGCTCTGCGGCCAAGGCGCCGTGGCTCGTCCATGCTTCTGCCGGCGTGCCGCCGTAGTTGGTGCTAATCAAGCCGACCGGCACCTTCAATTGCTTCTGCAAATCGCGACCAAAGAAATAGGCCACGGCCGAAAAATCGGGCACAGACTCTGGCCCGCATTCCTGCCACTTGGCATCAATGTCGTTTTGCGGCTCGGCTGTCGCGCGACGGGGGACGGTAATCAGCCGGATCTGCGGGTTGGCCGATTCCTTGATGTTCTGCTCGGGATTATCGCTCTGCTTGACGGACCATTGCATGTTGGACTGACCGCTGGCAATCCAGACTTCGCCTACCAGGATGTTGCCGAGCTTGAGCGAGTTCTCACCGGTGATGGTCATCTCGAAGGGGCCACCAGCCTTGAGCGGCGCGAGATCGGCTCGCCAACGCCCGTCCTTGGCCGTGGTCGAGACTTCTTGACCCTGGAAACTGACGGTCACCTTCTCGCCGTCTTTTGCCGTGCCCCAGACGGGCACTTTCATTCCGTGCTGCAGGACGGCGCCGTCGGAGAACAACGCGTTGGGCTTAACGGCCGCATGCGCGGTGGCCGTCAGCAAAAGGCCGCACAGCGCGGCGGCAATTAATCGTTGATAGGGAGAGCGTAGAGGCATGGGAAAATCTCCTGCGGTGGGTTGTGCGGCGGGTGAGTCGCGGGCCGGCAGTCCGGCACGCGACGCGGCATAGTATAGTCGCCGCCGCGGCGAAACTCACCTAGGTAACCGGAGAAGGCTGGGAAGCCTGCCAAGCGGCATGGGGGGCGAGCCAATATGCCTCGACTCGGATAGAATGAGGCTCAACCAGCCCGGCGCCTGAAGACTGCCCATAAGGGGACCCGGCGGCGGCACAACCCACGGAACGCGTGCAGTAGCACGACATTAAAAAGTGGCAGCGTTGGCAAAAAAAATGTCGGGCCAGACCCTATTTCTGGCAGGGATCGTGGCAGCCTGCTGTGCCACGATCGGCTATATCGTGCTGGTTGATATGCCGTCGCGACAAGCGGCCAAGGCCGGCCCCAACCGGGGGCAACGGCTGGCGGACATCCCTTTCGACGGCACACAAGCCTACGAATACCTGAAACAGATCTGCGACCTGGGCCCGCGCATCAGCGGGTCGGCCGCGATGACCAAGCAGCAAGAGTTGCTGCAGAATCATTTCGAGAAACTCGGCGGCAAGGTCACCTTACAGCCGTTTCGCGTCCGGCATCCGGTCGATGGCTCGCCGATCGAGATGGCCAACATGCTGGTCGAGTGGCAGCCCGAGAAGAAGCA
Above is a genomic segment from Pirellulales bacterium containing:
- a CDS encoding sialate O-acetylesterase — protein: MPLRSPYQRLIAAALCGLLLTATAHAAVKPNALFSDGAVLQHGMKVPVWGTAKDGEKVTVSFQGQEVSTTAKDGRWRADLAPLKAGGPFEMTITGENSLKLGNILVGEVWIASGQSNMQWSVKQSDNPEQNIKESANPQIRLITVPRRATAEPQNDIDAKWQECGPESVPDFSAVAYFFGRDLQKQLKVPVGLISTNYGGTPAEAWTSHGALAAEPALKSLADMPAND